Proteins found in one Luteimonas chenhongjianii genomic segment:
- the lpdA gene encoding dihydrolipoyl dehydrogenase: MAKTLEVKVPDIGGYDDVPVIEVLVAVGDTIAKDQSLVTLESDKATMEVPASAAGVITELRVKVGDTLSEGSVVAVIEAEAEGAADAPAAEATASAPEAKENAPAKKNDAPGSNPPVARSHRAPAEPEAVKAAPSSGRQADVECRIVVLGSGPGGYTAAFRAADLGLDTVLIERYATLGGVCLNVGCIPSKALLHAAEVIDQASHASDYGVDFGAPTIDLDKLRGYKEKVVGQLTKGLSGMAKQRKVRVVTGEGLFVSPNEIEVTGSDGKTQLVRFEQCIIAAGSQALKLPGFPWDDPRVMDSTDALELAETPKKLLVVGGGIIGLEMATVYHALGSQVTVVELADQLMPGADKDLVKPLADRLKKQGVSAHLKTKVVEAKPGQDGIDVTFDGESIPDTKTFDRVLVAVGRTPNGGKIAADKAGVRVSERGFIAVDAQMRTSVPHIFAIGDLVGQPMLAHKATHEGKLAAEVAAGEKKEWVARVIPSVAYTDPEIAWVGITETEAKAKGLKVGVGKFPWAASGRAIGIGRTEGFTKLIFDEATHRIVGAGIVGVHAGDLIAEAALAIEMGAEVADIGHTIHPHPTLSESVAMAAEVFDGTITDLYIPKKT, encoded by the coding sequence ATGGCCAAGACCCTCGAAGTGAAAGTCCCCGACATCGGTGGATACGACGATGTGCCGGTGATCGAGGTGCTCGTCGCCGTGGGCGACACGATCGCCAAGGACCAGAGTCTGGTCACGCTGGAATCGGACAAGGCCACGATGGAAGTGCCGGCTTCGGCCGCGGGTGTCATCACCGAACTCAGGGTCAAGGTCGGCGATACGCTGTCGGAAGGCAGCGTGGTCGCGGTGATCGAAGCCGAAGCTGAAGGCGCGGCCGATGCGCCTGCCGCCGAGGCAACGGCCTCGGCGCCCGAAGCGAAGGAAAACGCACCGGCGAAAAAGAACGACGCACCCGGCAGCAACCCGCCCGTCGCCCGCTCGCATCGCGCGCCGGCCGAGCCCGAAGCGGTCAAGGCCGCGCCTTCGTCGGGCCGCCAGGCCGACGTCGAATGTCGCATCGTCGTGCTCGGCTCCGGCCCCGGCGGCTACACCGCCGCATTTCGCGCCGCGGATCTGGGGCTCGACACCGTGCTGATCGAGCGCTACGCCACGCTCGGCGGCGTCTGCCTCAACGTCGGCTGCATCCCGTCGAAGGCGCTGCTGCATGCGGCGGAGGTCATCGACCAGGCCAGCCACGCCAGCGACTACGGCGTCGACTTCGGGGCGCCCACGATCGATCTCGACAAGCTGCGCGGCTACAAGGAAAAAGTGGTCGGCCAGCTCACCAAGGGCCTGAGCGGCATGGCCAAGCAGCGCAAGGTGCGCGTGGTCACCGGCGAAGGGCTGTTCGTGTCGCCCAACGAGATCGAAGTCACGGGCAGTGACGGCAAGACCCAGCTCGTGCGTTTCGAGCAGTGCATCATCGCCGCCGGCTCGCAGGCGCTCAAACTTCCGGGTTTCCCGTGGGACGACCCGCGCGTCATGGATTCGACCGACGCGCTGGAACTGGCTGAAACGCCCAAGAAGCTGCTCGTCGTCGGCGGCGGCATCATCGGTCTGGAGATGGCCACGGTCTACCACGCGCTTGGTTCGCAGGTGACGGTTGTCGAGCTCGCGGACCAGCTGATGCCCGGCGCCGACAAGGATCTGGTCAAGCCGCTCGCCGACCGTCTGAAGAAGCAGGGCGTCTCGGCGCATCTGAAAACGAAGGTTGTCGAGGCCAAGCCGGGTCAGGATGGCATTGACGTCACCTTCGACGGCGAAAGCATTCCGGACACGAAGACCTTCGATCGTGTGCTGGTGGCCGTGGGCCGCACGCCCAACGGCGGCAAGATCGCAGCCGACAAGGCCGGCGTGCGCGTGTCGGAGCGCGGCTTCATCGCCGTCGACGCGCAGATGCGCACCAGCGTGCCGCATATCTTCGCGATCGGCGATCTGGTCGGCCAGCCGATGCTCGCGCACAAGGCGACGCACGAGGGCAAGCTTGCGGCTGAAGTCGCCGCCGGCGAGAAGAAGGAGTGGGTGGCGCGAGTGATTCCGTCGGTCGCCTACACCGATCCGGAAATCGCCTGGGTGGGCATCACCGAGACCGAAGCGAAAGCCAAGGGCCTCAAGGTCGGCGTCGGCAAGTTCCCATGGGCGGCTAGCGGCCGGGCGATCGGCATCGGGCGCACGGAAGGCTTCACCAAGCTGATCTTCGACGAGGCCACGCACCGCATCGTCGGCGCCGGCATCGTCGGCGTGCATGCGGGCGATCTGATCGCCGAGGCGGCGCTGGCGATCGAGATGGGCGCGGAAGTCGCCGACATCGGCCACACGATCCATCCGCACCCCACGCTCAGTGAGTCGGTGGCGATGGCCGCGGAAGTCTTCGACGGCACGATCACGGATCTGTACATCCCGAAGAAGACGTAA
- a CDS encoding bifunctional GNAT family N-acetyltransferase/carbon-nitrogen hydrolase family protein codes for MDRNDEAPTRERARLTLRHAGIADIPSIVALSERVYGPERGYTAEMLTGQIAQFPEGVFVAFYDDLAVGYCATFRLDESTAMAPHRWLEISGGGYASRHLLTGDWLYGMEVCVDPAHRGLRIGRRLYEMRKRLCQDLGLKGIVFGGRLPGYARRAKKFNNDVVAYVEAVRAGRLRDPALSFQLRNGFELIGVLPGYLPSDTESRGNAAHLVWRNPKIDPRAGARPSARPLPESVRVATVQYQQRRVASFEEFATQVEYFVDIAADYRADFVVFPELFTLQLLSVENKPLSPQDSMLALTGYTERFATLLCELAVRHNINIIGGSHPTRTSAGADAKVRNICYVALRDGSLHTRDKLHPTPNERTWWGIGGGDSAQAIITDCGPIGVMICYDSEFPELGRHLVDQGAMILFVPFCTDTREGYLRVRYCSQARAVENQCYVVLSGNVGNLPGVNNFDIQYAQSCILTPCDFPFARDGVAADTTPNVEQVAFADLRLNDLVVARNAGTVQNLNDRRHDLYSLTWARRPASRMVVADPTQQTPENP; via the coding sequence TTGGACAGGAACGACGAAGCGCCCACGCGCGAGCGGGCACGGCTGACGCTGCGCCATGCGGGCATCGCCGACATCCCGTCGATCGTTGCGCTCAGCGAGCGGGTCTACGGGCCGGAGCGCGGCTACACCGCCGAGATGCTTACCGGGCAGATCGCGCAGTTCCCCGAAGGCGTGTTCGTCGCGTTCTACGACGATCTCGCGGTGGGCTACTGCGCCACGTTCCGCCTCGACGAAAGCACGGCGATGGCGCCTCATCGCTGGCTGGAGATTTCCGGCGGCGGCTATGCGTCGCGTCACCTGCTGACCGGCGACTGGCTCTACGGCATGGAGGTCTGTGTCGATCCGGCGCACCGCGGCCTGCGCATCGGCCGGCGCCTGTACGAGATGCGCAAGCGCTTGTGCCAGGACCTGGGGCTGAAGGGCATCGTGTTCGGCGGACGCCTGCCCGGATATGCCAGGCGTGCAAAGAAATTCAACAATGACGTCGTCGCTTACGTCGAGGCGGTCCGCGCCGGGCGTCTGCGCGATCCCGCGCTGAGCTTCCAGCTGCGCAACGGTTTCGAACTGATCGGCGTGCTGCCGGGCTATCTGCCCAGCGATACCGAGTCGCGCGGCAACGCCGCGCATCTGGTGTGGCGCAATCCCAAGATCGACCCGCGCGCCGGTGCGCGTCCATCCGCCCGGCCACTGCCCGAGTCCGTCCGGGTGGCCACGGTGCAGTACCAGCAGCGCCGCGTCGCTTCGTTCGAGGAGTTCGCGACCCAGGTCGAGTACTTCGTCGATATCGCCGCCGACTATCGCGCCGACTTCGTGGTCTTTCCGGAACTGTTCACGCTGCAGCTGTTGTCGGTCGAGAACAAGCCGCTGTCGCCGCAGGATTCGATGCTTGCGCTGACCGGTTACACCGAACGTTTCGCGACGCTGCTCTGTGAGCTCGCGGTGCGGCACAACATCAACATCATCGGCGGCTCGCACCCCACGCGTACCAGCGCCGGCGCCGACGCCAAGGTGCGCAACATCTGCTACGTTGCCTTGCGCGACGGTTCGCTGCATACCCGCGACAAGTTGCACCCCACGCCCAACGAGCGCACCTGGTGGGGCATCGGCGGTGGCGACAGCGCGCAGGCGATCATCACCGACTGCGGCCCGATCGGCGTGATGATCTGCTACGACAGCGAGTTCCCCGAACTCGGCCGCCACCTGGTCGACCAGGGGGCGATGATCCTGTTCGTGCCGTTCTGCACCGACACCCGCGAAGGCTACCTGCGCGTGCGCTACTGCTCGCAGGCGCGTGCGGTCGAGAACCAGTGCTACGTCGTGCTGTCGGGCAACGTCGGCAACCTTCCTGGCGTCAACAACTTCGACATCCAGTACGCGCAGAGCTGCATCCTCACGCCTTGCGACTTTCCGTTCGCGCGCGATGGCGTCGCCGCCGACACAACGCCGAACGTCGAGCAGGTCGCGTTCGCCGACCTGCGCCTCAACGACCTCGTCGTCGCCCGCAACGCCGGCACGGTGCAGAACCTCAACGACCGCCGCCACGACCTGTATTCGCTGACCTGGGCTCGCCGCCCGGCGTCGCGCATGGTGGTTGCGGACCCGACGCAACAGACTCCGGAGAATCCGTAA
- the aceF gene encoding dihydrolipoyllysine-residue acetyltransferase, with amino-acid sequence MADLKEARVPDIGGFDDVPVIEVLVAVGDTVSADQGLVTLESDKATMEVPAPFAGVIRELMVKVGDTLSEGGVVAIIEAEGGEVRAEAPAPRTDPVAKTSDAPAAAKAPAAKASPSGGALQESKVPDIGGYDDVPVIEVLVAVGDTVEKDQGLITLESDKATMEVPAAVAGIIKALKVKVGDTLSEGGVVAIIEAAGDAPVAAPVAAPAAVKGTDDNTVEPVAPQARPDRIAEASIEHRVPGSGAPPVRFDAEAILPDKVPYASPAVRLFARELGVDLLQLKGSARGGRIVREDVQSFVKGVMQGGGAKAAAGTPATAGGGLNLLPWPKVDFAKFGEVEVQELGRIQKISAANLARNWAMIPHVTQHDDADITDLEALRVQLNKENEKAGIKLTMLAFLIKASVAVLKQYPRFNSSLDATGETLTLKKYFHIGFAADTPNGLVVPVIRDADKKGVLEISQEMSALAKKARDGKLGPADMQGGCFSISSLGGIGGTSFTPIVNAPEVAILGVSKSAMKPVWDGKAFQPRLILPLSLSYDHRVIDGAAAARFTATLAQLLGDMRRVLL; translated from the coding sequence ATGGCCGACCTGAAAGAAGCACGCGTTCCCGACATTGGCGGGTTTGACGATGTCCCGGTGATCGAGGTGCTCGTCGCCGTCGGCGATACGGTGTCGGCCGATCAGGGGCTGGTCACGCTCGAATCGGACAAGGCGACGATGGAAGTGCCGGCCCCGTTTGCGGGGGTGATCAGGGAGTTGATGGTCAAGGTCGGCGACACCCTGTCGGAAGGCGGCGTGGTCGCGATCATCGAGGCGGAGGGCGGCGAAGTCCGCGCCGAGGCGCCCGCGCCCAGGACCGACCCCGTGGCCAAGACGTCCGACGCTCCGGCCGCCGCGAAGGCGCCGGCCGCCAAGGCGTCGCCGAGTGGCGGTGCGCTGCAGGAATCGAAGGTCCCCGACATCGGCGGCTACGACGACGTACCGGTGATCGAGGTGCTGGTTGCGGTGGGCGACACGGTCGAGAAGGATCAGGGTCTGATCACGCTAGAGTCCGACAAGGCGACGATGGAAGTGCCGGCCGCGGTCGCCGGGATCATCAAGGCACTCAAGGTCAAGGTCGGCGACACGCTGTCGGAAGGCGGCGTGGTGGCGATCATCGAGGCGGCGGGCGATGCGCCTGTCGCCGCGCCCGTGGCGGCCCCCGCGGCGGTCAAGGGCACGGACGACAATACGGTCGAGCCGGTCGCACCGCAGGCCAGGCCCGACAGGATCGCCGAAGCTTCCATCGAGCATCGCGTACCAGGTAGTGGCGCGCCGCCGGTGCGCTTCGACGCCGAGGCGATTCTGCCTGACAAGGTGCCCTACGCCAGTCCCGCGGTGCGCCTGTTCGCACGCGAGCTTGGCGTGGACCTGCTGCAGCTCAAGGGCAGTGCCAGGGGCGGACGCATCGTGCGCGAGGACGTGCAGTCCTTCGTCAAGGGCGTGATGCAGGGCGGCGGTGCGAAAGCGGCGGCCGGTACGCCGGCAACGGCGGGCGGCGGTCTGAACCTGTTGCCGTGGCCGAAGGTCGATTTCGCCAAGTTCGGCGAGGTCGAGGTGCAGGAACTCGGCCGCATCCAGAAGATCTCCGCGGCGAACCTCGCCCGCAACTGGGCGATGATTCCGCACGTCACCCAGCACGACGATGCCGACATCACGGACCTCGAAGCGTTGCGCGTGCAGCTCAACAAGGAGAACGAGAAGGCCGGCATCAAGCTGACCATGCTCGCGTTCCTGATCAAGGCGTCGGTTGCGGTGCTCAAGCAGTACCCGCGGTTCAACAGTTCGCTTGATGCGACTGGCGAGACCCTCACGCTCAAGAAGTATTTCCACATCGGTTTCGCCGCCGATACGCCCAATGGCCTGGTCGTACCGGTGATTCGCGACGCCGACAAGAAGGGCGTGCTGGAGATCTCGCAGGAGATGTCCGCGCTGGCGAAGAAGGCCCGCGACGGCAAGCTCGGCCCGGCCGACATGCAGGGCGGGTGCTTCTCGATCAGCTCGCTGGGCGGCATCGGCGGGACCAGCTTCACGCCGATCGTCAACGCGCCGGAAGTCGCCATCCTCGGCGTGTCGAAGTCGGCGATGAAGCCGGTATGGGACGGAAAGGCCTTCCAGCCGCGTCTGATCCTGCCGCTGTCGCTGTCCTACGATCACCGCGTCATCGACGGTGCAGCCGCCGCGCGCTTCACCGCGACGCTCGCCCAGCTGCTCGGCGACATGCGCCGGGTGTTGCTGTAA
- a CDS encoding OmpW/AlkL family protein, with amino-acid sequence MLKSNKCALALATLASLAISSTAFAQSSADTASGKRFSVVGSATLLQPTKHSSNDGLEVDGGPAPTASFSYNFTDNISAELWGALDSFEHRVSTDAGKLGTVEQLPIALSGQYHFGDADNTFRPFVGVGYHYSNFNNEDLNPGGEHISLSTAKGAIGTVGVDMNITPTWFARADARYLHSNADLNQAGVPIGQEIKLDPWTVSFGIGARF; translated from the coding sequence ATGCTGAAGTCCAACAAGTGCGCTCTCGCCCTCGCCACACTGGCAAGCCTCGCGATTTCCTCGACCGCCTTCGCACAGAGTTCCGCCGACACCGCGTCGGGCAAGCGTTTCTCGGTCGTCGGCAGCGCGACCCTTCTGCAGCCCACCAAGCACAGCTCCAATGACGGTCTCGAGGTCGACGGCGGCCCGGCGCCAACCGCTTCGTTCTCCTACAACTTCACGGACAACATCAGCGCCGAGCTGTGGGGCGCGCTCGACAGCTTCGAGCACCGCGTCAGCACTGACGCCGGCAAGCTGGGCACGGTCGAGCAGCTCCCGATCGCGCTGAGCGGCCAGTACCACTTCGGCGACGCCGACAACACCTTCCGTCCGTTCGTTGGAGTCGGCTATCACTATTCCAACTTCAACAATGAAGATCTCAACCCCGGCGGCGAGCACATCAGCCTGTCGACGGCCAAAGGCGCGATCGGCACTGTCGGCGTCGACATGAACATCACCCCGACCTGGTTCGCTCGGGCCGACGCGCGCTACCTGCACAGCAATGCCGACCTGAACCAGGCCGGCGTCCCGATCGGGCAGGAGATCAAGCTCGATCCGTGGACCGTCAGCTTCGGTATCGGCGCGCGCTTCTGA
- a CDS encoding DUF1453 domain-containing protein yields MLAIVLLGVFALLLLLWPLALWNRYRVGTSRRRPPRWLTRLNAWLIPASAVLFLAGMGIAQLFVPHAFSYAALGVLAGLALGGLGWLLTRVEHRPGQVWYTPNRWLVLALTLLVVARVFAGIWQAWERMRGGQAALAAWGPLGEPAGLFAVAGLVIGYHAMYAVALQWRLGRWLR; encoded by the coding sequence TTGCTCGCAATCGTCCTGCTCGGCGTGTTCGCGCTGCTACTGCTGCTGTGGCCGCTGGCCTTGTGGAACCGCTACCGCGTCGGCACCTCGCGCCGACGCCCGCCGCGCTGGCTGACCCGGCTCAACGCCTGGCTGATCCCGGCTTCGGCCGTGCTGTTCCTCGCCGGCATGGGCATCGCCCAGCTGTTCGTGCCGCACGCGTTTTCGTATGCCGCGCTGGGCGTGCTGGCTGGACTCGCCCTGGGCGGGCTGGGCTGGTTGCTCACGCGCGTCGAGCACCGGCCGGGACAGGTCTGGTACACGCCCAACCGCTGGCTGGTGCTCGCGTTGACGCTGCTGGTGGTGGCGCGGGTATTCGCCGGTATCTGGCAGGCCTGGGAGCGCATGCGCGGTGGTCAGGCCGCACTCGCGGCGTGGGGTCCGCTGGGGGAACCTGCCGGCCTGTTCGCCGTGGCCGGGCTCGTCATCGGCTATCACGCCATGTACGCCGTCGCGCTGCAGTGGCGACTGGGACGCTGGCTGCGCTGA
- a CDS encoding DMT family transporter has product MSRSAAARPTDARAAALWMLFAVFAFAGMDAGMKWIANDYSAFQVAVFRSLATLPLIVGWLLLRGRASSLLRVHWPLHLLRGVLGVGMIAGFVYGLARMPLSTAYAIVFVSPLMVTALAVPLLGEQVGPRRWTAIALGVVGVLVVLRPTGEGVATLAGLAVVGGALCYAIASITVRKLAQRDSPEALVFWFLVLMAVFAGALAWPDWQPLQREHWWVLALIGVTGALGQVGLTHAFRLGEASQVAPLEYTALLWVVLLDLTVWGVLPDGMTWLGAAIIVVSGLYMFRREKVLSDAGTVDPAIKRLDQTPPP; this is encoded by the coding sequence ATGTCACGTTCCGCCGCCGCCCGCCCGACAGATGCCCGCGCCGCGGCCCTGTGGATGCTGTTCGCGGTGTTCGCATTCGCCGGCATGGACGCTGGCATGAAGTGGATCGCCAACGATTACTCCGCGTTCCAGGTTGCGGTGTTCCGCAGCCTGGCCACCCTTCCATTGATCGTCGGCTGGCTGTTGCTGCGTGGCCGCGCCAGCAGCCTGCTGCGCGTCCACTGGCCGCTGCATCTGCTGCGCGGCGTGCTCGGCGTGGGCATGATCGCCGGCTTCGTCTACGGCCTGGCGCGCATGCCGCTGTCGACAGCGTACGCAATCGTCTTCGTGTCTCCGTTGATGGTCACTGCGCTTGCGGTCCCGCTGCTCGGCGAGCAGGTCGGCCCGCGGCGCTGGACCGCGATCGCACTCGGCGTGGTCGGCGTGCTGGTCGTGCTGCGGCCTACCGGCGAGGGCGTCGCGACACTCGCCGGACTGGCGGTAGTGGGCGGCGCGCTGTGCTACGCGATCGCCTCGATCACGGTGCGCAAGCTTGCCCAGCGCGACAGCCCCGAGGCCCTGGTGTTCTGGTTCCTGGTGCTGATGGCGGTGTTCGCCGGCGCGCTGGCATGGCCCGACTGGCAGCCGCTGCAGCGCGAGCACTGGTGGGTGCTGGCCCTGATCGGCGTCACCGGCGCGCTGGGTCAGGTGGGTCTGACGCATGCGTTCCGGCTGGGCGAGGCCAGCCAGGTGGCGCCGCTGGAATACACCGCGCTGCTCTGGGTCGTGCTGCTGGACCTGACCGTCTGGGGGGTCCTGCCCGACGGCATGACGTGGCTGGGCGCCGCGATCATCGTGGTCAGCGGGCTGTACATGTTCCGTCGCGAGAAGGTGCTGTCGGACGCCGGTACGGTGGACCCCGCGATCAAGCGTCTCGACCAGACGCCGCCGCCCTAG